A section of the Phycodurus eques isolate BA_2022a chromosome 4, UOR_Pequ_1.1, whole genome shotgun sequence genome encodes:
- the LOC133401597 gene encoding retinoic acid receptor beta-like isoform X1 yields the protein MFDYVDVQLFGTAQPSSPDCTQRRRQNHSELRRGQGRRSAADLPELFLGHWQSAVSHTGSSGSDHASGRRPCSPPPPRPYKPCVICQDKSSGYHYGVSACEGCKGFFRRSVQKKMAYTCRRDRKCVITKVSRNVCQACRLHKCLAVGMSAQSVRNDRKSHKAKEGEEAPQMTIGDTYEMSAELDAIVEKICRAHRDTFPSLHQLGQYTTMSSSEQRVQLDLGLWDKFSDLATRCIIKVVEFAKRVPGFTGLNIADQITLLRAACLDMLILRICARYTPDKDTMTFSDGLTLTRTQIHNAGFGPLTDQVFTFAGQMLPLQMDDTESGLLSAICLVSGDRQDLKEPSKVESLQEPLLEALKIYSRKRRPSVPLLFPKALMKITDLRSISAKGAERVVTLKMEIPGSLPPLIQEMLDEVLEKKDQSQLSESRGTRYSS from the exons ATGTTCGACTACGTGGACGTGCAGTTGTTCGGCACCGCGCAGCCGTCGAGCCCGGACTGCACGCAGCGCCGCCGGCAGAACCACTCGGAGCTCCGCCGGGGCCAGGGGCGGCGGAGCGCGGCTGACCTCCCGGAGCTCTTCCTCGGACACTGGCAGT cGGCGGTAAGCCACACCGGTTCATCCGGTTCCGATCACGCGTCCGGCCGCCGCCCCTGCTCGCCTCCGCCGCCGCGCCCCTACAAACCTTGCGTcatctgccaggataaatcttcGGGTTACCATTACGGCGTCAGCGCCTGTGAGGGATGCAAG GGTTTCTTCCGCCGCAGCGTCCAGAAGAAAATGGCGTACACGTGCCGGCGAGACAGGAAGTGTGTCATCACCAAGGTGAGCAGGAACGTGTGTCAGGCCTGCAGACTACACAAGTGCTTGGCTGTGGGCATGTCCGCGCAAT cGGTGAGGAACGACAGAAAGAGTCACAAGGCCAAGGAGGGGGAAGAAGCTCCACAGATGACCATCGGCGACACGTACGAAATGTCGGCTGAGCTGGACGCCATCGTGGAGAAGATCTGCAGGGCGCACAGGGACACGTTCCCCTCCCTACACCAGCTCGGACAATACACCACA ATGTCCAGCTCTGAGCAGAGGGTCCAGCTGGACTTGGGTCTGTGGGACAAGTTCAGCGACCTGGCCACCAGGTGTATCATCAAGGTGGTAGAGTTTGCCAAGAGAGTGCCCGGATTCACCGGCCTCAACATTGCCGACCAGATCACTCTGCTCAGGGCCGCCTGCTTAGACATGCTG ATTCTGAGGATCTGCGCTCGCTACACGCCGGACAAGGACACCATGACCTTCTCGGACGGTCTGACGCTGACTCGCACTCAGATCCACAACGCCGGATTTGGGCCGCTCACAGATCAAGTTTTCACCTTCGCTGGACAGATGCTGCCACTGCAGATGGACGACACGGAGAGCGGACTCCTCAGCGCCATCTGCCTCGTCTCCGGGG ATCGGCAGGACCTGAAGGAGCCGTCCAAGGTGGAGTCGCTGCAGGAGCCTCTGCTGGAGGCTCTGAAGATCTACTCGCGCAAACGTCGGCCCAGCGTACCCCTTCTGTTCCCCAAGGCGCTCATGAAGATCACAGACCTGCGTAGCATCAGCGCTAAAG GAGCCGAGCGAGTGGTCACCCTGAAGATGGAAATCCCGGGCTCCCTGCCGCCCCTGATCCAGGAGATGCTGGATGAAGTTCTGGAAAAGAAAGACCAGAGCCAACTCTCGGAGAGTCGAGGGACGCGGTACTCAAGTTGA
- the LOC133401597 gene encoding retinoic acid receptor beta-like isoform X2, translating into MFDYVDVQLFGTAQPSSPDCTQRRRQNHSELRRGQGRRSAADLPELFLGHWQWFLPPQRPEENGVHVPARQEVCHHQAVRNDRKSHKAKEGEEAPQMTIGDTYEMSAELDAIVEKICRAHRDTFPSLHQLGQYTTMSSSEQRVQLDLGLWDKFSDLATRCIIKVVEFAKRVPGFTGLNIADQITLLRAACLDMLILRICARYTPDKDTMTFSDGLTLTRTQIHNAGFGPLTDQVFTFAGQMLPLQMDDTESGLLSAICLVSGDRQDLKEPSKVESLQEPLLEALKIYSRKRRPSVPLLFPKALMKITDLRSISAKGAERVVTLKMEIPGSLPPLIQEMLDEVLEKKDQSQLSESRGTRYSS; encoded by the exons ATGTTCGACTACGTGGACGTGCAGTTGTTCGGCACCGCGCAGCCGTCGAGCCCGGACTGCACGCAGCGCCGCCGGCAGAACCACTCGGAGCTCCGCCGGGGCCAGGGGCGGCGGAGCGCGGCTGACCTCCCGGAGCTCTTCCTCGGACACTGGCAGT GGTTTCTTCCGCCGCAGCGTCCAGAAGAAAATGGCGTACACGTGCCGGCGAGACAGGAAGTGTGTCATCACCAAG cGGTGAGGAACGACAGAAAGAGTCACAAGGCCAAGGAGGGGGAAGAAGCTCCACAGATGACCATCGGCGACACGTACGAAATGTCGGCTGAGCTGGACGCCATCGTGGAGAAGATCTGCAGGGCGCACAGGGACACGTTCCCCTCCCTACACCAGCTCGGACAATACACCACA ATGTCCAGCTCTGAGCAGAGGGTCCAGCTGGACTTGGGTCTGTGGGACAAGTTCAGCGACCTGGCCACCAGGTGTATCATCAAGGTGGTAGAGTTTGCCAAGAGAGTGCCCGGATTCACCGGCCTCAACATTGCCGACCAGATCACTCTGCTCAGGGCCGCCTGCTTAGACATGCTG ATTCTGAGGATCTGCGCTCGCTACACGCCGGACAAGGACACCATGACCTTCTCGGACGGTCTGACGCTGACTCGCACTCAGATCCACAACGCCGGATTTGGGCCGCTCACAGATCAAGTTTTCACCTTCGCTGGACAGATGCTGCCACTGCAGATGGACGACACGGAGAGCGGACTCCTCAGCGCCATCTGCCTCGTCTCCGGGG ATCGGCAGGACCTGAAGGAGCCGTCCAAGGTGGAGTCGCTGCAGGAGCCTCTGCTGGAGGCTCTGAAGATCTACTCGCGCAAACGTCGGCCCAGCGTACCCCTTCTGTTCCCCAAGGCGCTCATGAAGATCACAGACCTGCGTAGCATCAGCGCTAAAG GAGCCGAGCGAGTGGTCACCCTGAAGATGGAAATCCCGGGCTCCCTGCCGCCCCTGATCCAGGAGATGCTGGATGAAGTTCTGGAAAAGAAAGACCAGAGCCAACTCTCGGAGAGTCGAGGGACGCGGTACTCAAGTTGA
- the LOC133401597 gene encoding retinoic acid receptor beta-like isoform X3: protein MAYTCRRDRKCVITKVSRNVCQACRLHKCLAVGMSAQSVRNDRKSHKAKEGEEAPQMTIGDTYEMSAELDAIVEKICRAHRDTFPSLHQLGQYTTMSSSEQRVQLDLGLWDKFSDLATRCIIKVVEFAKRVPGFTGLNIADQITLLRAACLDMLILRICARYTPDKDTMTFSDGLTLTRTQIHNAGFGPLTDQVFTFAGQMLPLQMDDTESGLLSAICLVSGDRQDLKEPSKVESLQEPLLEALKIYSRKRRPSVPLLFPKALMKITDLRSISAKGAERVVTLKMEIPGSLPPLIQEMLDEVLEKKDQSQLSESRGTRYSS, encoded by the exons ATGGCGTACACGTGCCGGCGAGACAGGAAGTGTGTCATCACCAAGGTGAGCAGGAACGTGTGTCAGGCCTGCAGACTACACAAGTGCTTGGCTGTGGGCATGTCCGCGCAAT cGGTGAGGAACGACAGAAAGAGTCACAAGGCCAAGGAGGGGGAAGAAGCTCCACAGATGACCATCGGCGACACGTACGAAATGTCGGCTGAGCTGGACGCCATCGTGGAGAAGATCTGCAGGGCGCACAGGGACACGTTCCCCTCCCTACACCAGCTCGGACAATACACCACA ATGTCCAGCTCTGAGCAGAGGGTCCAGCTGGACTTGGGTCTGTGGGACAAGTTCAGCGACCTGGCCACCAGGTGTATCATCAAGGTGGTAGAGTTTGCCAAGAGAGTGCCCGGATTCACCGGCCTCAACATTGCCGACCAGATCACTCTGCTCAGGGCCGCCTGCTTAGACATGCTG ATTCTGAGGATCTGCGCTCGCTACACGCCGGACAAGGACACCATGACCTTCTCGGACGGTCTGACGCTGACTCGCACTCAGATCCACAACGCCGGATTTGGGCCGCTCACAGATCAAGTTTTCACCTTCGCTGGACAGATGCTGCCACTGCAGATGGACGACACGGAGAGCGGACTCCTCAGCGCCATCTGCCTCGTCTCCGGGG ATCGGCAGGACCTGAAGGAGCCGTCCAAGGTGGAGTCGCTGCAGGAGCCTCTGCTGGAGGCTCTGAAGATCTACTCGCGCAAACGTCGGCCCAGCGTACCCCTTCTGTTCCCCAAGGCGCTCATGAAGATCACAGACCTGCGTAGCATCAGCGCTAAAG GAGCCGAGCGAGTGGTCACCCTGAAGATGGAAATCCCGGGCTCCCTGCCGCCCCTGATCCAGGAGATGCTGGATGAAGTTCTGGAAAAGAAAGACCAGAGCCAACTCTCGGAGAGTCGAGGGACGCGGTACTCAAGTTGA